TTCATCAGGGCGCCGGTGTCCTCCAGGCCGAGGACGGTGGACCCGGAGAGCTGCCCGATGGCCCGGGCGATCTCGTCGTCGGGCAGGCCGTCGGCCGCGACCTTGTCGAGCTCGTCCCGGCAGATCTTGAGGACGTCGTGGACCTGGCCCGGGCGGCAGCCCGCGTACACGCCGAAGAGGCCGCAGTCGGCGAAGCCCGAGGTGTACGAGTACACGCTGTAGGCCAGGCCGCGCTTCTCGCGGACCTCCTGGAAGAGGCGCGAGCTCATGCCGCCGCCGAGGGCGGTGCTGAGCACGCCCAGCGCCCAGCGGCGTTCGTCGGTACGGGCGAGGCCCGGCATCCCGAGGACGACGTGCGCCTGCTCGGTCTTGCGGTTCACGACCTCGACCTTGCCGGCGGTGCGCAGGAGGCGGGAGCCGTCGCGGGGGGCCATCGGCTCGGCGTCGGTGCGCGAGAGCGCCCCGGCCCGGTCGAAGGCCTTGCGGACCTGGCGTACGACCGTGGCGTGGTCGACATTGCCGGCGGCGGCGACGACCAGGTGCGTGGGGTCGTAGTGCTTCTTGTAGAAGCGGGCGATCTGCCCGCGGTCCAGCGCGTTGATCGTGTCGACGGTGCCGAGGACCGGGCGGCCGAGGGGGGTGTCGCCGAACATGGTGTGCGCGAACAGGTCGTGCACGCAGTCGCCCGGGTCGTCCTCGGTCATCGCGATCTCTTCGAGGATGACTCCGCGCTCGGCGTCGACGTCCTCGGCGTTGATCAGCGAGCCGGTCAGCATGTCGCAGACGACGTCGATCGCGAGCGGCAGGTCCGTGTCGAGGACCCGCGCGTAGTAGCAGGTGTACTCCTTCGCCGTGAAGGCGTTCATCTCGCCGCCGACCGCGTCGATCGAGGAGGAGATGTCCAGGGCGCTGCGGGTGCCGGTGCCCTTGAAGAGGAGGTGTTCGAGGTAGTGGGTCGCGCCGTTCAGGGTCGGGGTCTCGTCGCGCGAGCCGACGTTGACCCAGATCCCGAAGGTGGCGGAGCGTACGGAGGGCAGGGTCTCGGTGACGACACGGAGACCACCGGGGAGCACCGTACGGCGGACCGTGCCGATGCCGTTGGTGCCCTTGAGAAGCGTTTGGGTACGGGCGACGGCCCGCGCCTTCGAAGAGGCGCGGGCCGTCGTCACGGAACTACGGGACGTCACTTGGAGGCGTCGTCCTTCTCGTCTTCTTCACCCTCGACGACCGGGATCAGGGAGAGCTTGCCGCGGGAGTCGATCTCGGCGATCTCGACCTGGACCTTGGAGCCGACGCCGAGCACGTCCTCGACGTTCTCCACGCGCTTGCCACCGGCGAGCTTGCGGATCTGCGAGATGTGCAGCAGGCCGTCCTTGCCGGGCATGAGGGAGACGAAGGCACCGAAGGTGGTGGTCTTGACGACCGTACCCAGGTAGCGCTCGCCGACCTCCGGCATGGTCGGGTTGGCGATGGCGTTGATCGTGGCGCGGGCGGCCTCGGCCTGCGAGCCCTGCTGGGCACCGATGTAGATGGTGCCGTCGTCCTCGATCGTGATGTCGGCGCCGGTGTCCTCCTGGATCTGGTTGATCATCTTGCCCTTGGGGCCGATGACCTCACCGATCTTGTCCACCGGGATCTTGACGGTGATGATCCGCGGGGCGTTCGGGGACATCTCGTCCGGGACGTCGATGGCCTCGTTCATGACGTCCAGGATGTGCAGACGCGCGTCACGGGCCTGCTTCAGCGCGGCGGCCAGGACCGAGGCGGGGATGCCGTCGAGCTTGGTGTCGAGCTGGAGCGCGGTCACGAACTGCTTGGTGCCGGCGACCTTGAAGTCCATGTCGCCGAAGGCGTCCTCCGCACCGAGGATGTCGGTGAGGGCGACGTAGTGGGTCTTGCCGTCGATCTCCTGGGAGATGAGGCCCATGGCGATACCGGCGACGGCGGCCTTGAGGGGCACACCGGCGTTCAGCAGCGACATGGTCGAGGCGCAGACCGAGCCCATCGACGTGGAGCCGTTGGAGCCCAGCGCCTCGGAGACCTGGCGGATCGCGTAGGGGAACTCCTCGCGCGACGGCAGGACCGGGACGATGGCGCGCTCGGCGAGGGCGCCGTGGCCGATCTCGCGGCGCTTGGGCGAGCCCACGCGGCCGGTCTCGCCGACCGAGTACGGCGGGAAGTTGTAGTTGTGCATGTAGCGCTTGCGGGTCACCGGGGAAAGGGTGTCCAGCTGCTGCTCCATCCGGAGCATGTTGAGGGTGGTGACGCCCAGGATCTGGGTCTCGCCACGCTCGAACAGCGCCGAGCCGTGCACGCGCGGGATGGCCTCGACCTCGGCGGCGAGCGTACGGATGTCCGTGACGCCGCGGCCGTCGATGCGGACCTTGTCCTTGATGACGCGCTCGCGGACCAGCTTCTTGGTCAGCGCGCGGTAGGCGCCGGAGATCTCCTTCTCGCGGCCCTCGAAGGCCGGGAGGAGCTTCTCGGCCGCGATGTCCTTGATGCGGTCGAGCTCGGCCTCGCGGTCCTGCTTGCCGGCGATGGTGAGCGCCTTGGCGAGCTCGGTGGAGACGGCCTTGGTGAGGGCCTCCAGGACGTCGTCCTGGTAGTCCAGGAAGACCGGGAAGTCGCCGACCGGCTTGGCGGCCTTGGCGGCCAGCTCGGACTGCGCCTTGCAGAGGGCCTTGATGAAGGGCTTCGCGGCCTCCAGACCGGCTGCCACGACCTCCTCGGTGGGGGCCTCGGCGCCGTCCTTGACGAGCTGGACGGTCTTCTCGGTGGCCTCGGCCTCGACCATCATGATCGCGACGTCGCCGTCCTCCAGGACACGGCCCGCGACGACCATGTCGAAGACGGCGTCCTCGAGCTCGGTGTGCGTCGGGAACGCGACCCACTGGCCCTTGATCAGGGCGACGCGGGTGGCGCCGATGGGACCGGAGAAGGGCAGGCCCGCCAGGATCGTGGAAGCCGAGGCGGCGTTGATCGCGACCACGTCGTACAGGTGGTCGGGGTTGAGCGCCATGATCGTCTCGACGATCTGGATCTCGTTGCGCAGGCCCTTCTTGAAGGAGGGGCGCAGCGGCCGGTCGATCAGACGGCAGGTGAGGATCGCGTCCTCGGAGGGGCGTCCCTCGCGGCGGAAGAAGGAGCCGGGGATCTTGCCGGCGGCGTACTGCCGCTCCTCGACGTCCACCGTGAGGGGGAAGAAGTCGAGCTGGTCCTTGGGCCGCTTGGAAGCGGTGGTGGCCGACAGCACCATGGTGTCGTCGTCCAGGTACGCGACGGCGGAGCCGGCGGCCTGCTTGGCCAGGCGGCCCGTCTCGAAGCGGATGGTGCGGGTGCCGAAGGTGCCGTTGTCGATCACGGCTTCGGCGTAGTGGGTCTCGTTCTCCACTAGTGATTTCTCCATACTCGTCGTCTTTCGTCCTCGCGCCCGTGTGGCGGGGGACGGTGCGTGGAGAAGCGCACCTGGTGTGCGGGCCGGTCTTCGATCGAAGCCCCCGGGCGTTCTTTCCCGGGTGCCACTACCGAGGACCGGCGGCTGCGGGAGTGCGCTTCTCCTC
The DNA window shown above is from Streptomyces sp. NBC_00247 and carries:
- a CDS encoding M16 family metallopeptidase, which codes for MTSRSSVTTARASSKARAVARTQTLLKGTNGIGTVRRTVLPGGLRVVTETLPSVRSATFGIWVNVGSRDETPTLNGATHYLEHLLFKGTGTRSALDISSSIDAVGGEMNAFTAKEYTCYYARVLDTDLPLAIDVVCDMLTGSLINAEDVDAERGVILEEIAMTEDDPGDCVHDLFAHTMFGDTPLGRPVLGTVDTINALDRGQIARFYKKHYDPTHLVVAAAGNVDHATVVRQVRKAFDRAGALSRTDAEPMAPRDGSRLLRTAGKVEVVNRKTEQAHVVLGMPGLARTDERRWALGVLSTALGGGMSSRLFQEVREKRGLAYSVYSYTSGFADCGLFGVYAGCRPGQVHDVLKICRDELDKVAADGLPDDEIARAIGQLSGSTVLGLEDTGALMNRIGKSELCWGEQMSVDAMLAEIAAVTPDDVRAVAAELLGQRPSLSVIGPLKDKQADRLHHAVS
- a CDS encoding polyribonucleotide nucleotidyltransferase produces the protein MENETHYAEAVIDNGTFGTRTIRFETGRLAKQAAGSAVAYLDDDTMVLSATTASKRPKDQLDFFPLTVDVEERQYAAGKIPGSFFRREGRPSEDAILTCRLIDRPLRPSFKKGLRNEIQIVETIMALNPDHLYDVVAINAASASTILAGLPFSGPIGATRVALIKGQWVAFPTHTELEDAVFDMVVAGRVLEDGDVAIMMVEAEATEKTVQLVKDGAEAPTEEVVAAGLEAAKPFIKALCKAQSELAAKAAKPVGDFPVFLDYQDDVLEALTKAVSTELAKALTIAGKQDREAELDRIKDIAAEKLLPAFEGREKEISGAYRALTKKLVRERVIKDKVRIDGRGVTDIRTLAAEVEAIPRVHGSALFERGETQILGVTTLNMLRMEQQLDTLSPVTRKRYMHNYNFPPYSVGETGRVGSPKRREIGHGALAERAIVPVLPSREEFPYAIRQVSEALGSNGSTSMGSVCASTMSLLNAGVPLKAAVAGIAMGLISQEIDGKTHYVALTDILGAEDAFGDMDFKVAGTKQFVTALQLDTKLDGIPASVLAAALKQARDARLHILDVMNEAIDVPDEMSPNAPRIITVKIPVDKIGEVIGPKGKMINQIQEDTGADITIEDDGTIYIGAQQGSQAEAARATINAIANPTMPEVGERYLGTVVKTTTFGAFVSLMPGKDGLLHISQIRKLAGGKRVENVEDVLGVGSKVQVEIAEIDSRGKLSLIPVVEGEEDEKDDASK